In the Limanda limanda chromosome 1, fLimLim1.1, whole genome shotgun sequence genome, one interval contains:
- the fktn gene encoding fukutin → MPRVNRTLVLTLLIASSSVFLLFQLYYYRTYVSKAGPHILSRTGQLTASDVQWQTVKKFLALAQRFRLPLFLADTAALTLLSQDALRQRDRQVREPHCSFLCTDRPITSFAVHANLWKYDSGFLLAVEQKGFELLQLRGEDPRLASLDNLSGEDIPLHFLFRLNGYIIQVVFLYERSGNYLWHGALRLKANRDRSFAPFKQLDYGRHAGAYDRPELVLTVLDGLDIQVPRNVSHFLSEQQHAHFLECRYRDARNFLQLYPDDTSPTAMDFHRKAKSLLHLAARTLKQLNIPFWLSSGTCLGWFRQCSIISYSRDVDIGIFIADFRWDIIAAFRNAGLSLKHKFGKVEDSLELSFVSEDVKLDIFFFYEDGDIVWNGGTQAKSGRKFKYIFPRFSLCWTELLELKVRVPCETLDYVTANYGSSWSIPVRSWDWKSSPSNVQENGVWPRKDWVELTEETTKRWKIRLTLKLRMLWGETGS, encoded by the exons ATGCCTCGCGTGAACCGGACGCTCGTCCTGACGCTGCTGATCGCCAGCAGCTCCGTGTTCCTGCTGTTCCAGCTGTACTACTACCGGACATACGTCAGCAAG GCTGGTCCTCACATCCTGAGCAGGACAGGTCAGCTGACCGCCAGCGACGTCCAATGG cagacagTGAAGAAGTTCCTGGCGCTCGCCCAGCGTTTCAGGCTGCCCTTGTTTCTCGCCGACACCGCGGCGCTCACGTTACtttcccaggatgcattgcgACAGCGTGACCGGCAGGTGCGGGAGCCGCATTGCAGCTTTCTCTGCACCGACCGGCCAATCACATCGTTCGCTGTGCACGCCAACCTGTGGAAGTATGAT tctgGCTTCCTATTGGCTGTGGAGCAGAAAGGctttgagctgctgcagctgcgaGGAGAGGATCCCCGATTGGCCAGCCTGGACAACCTGTCAGGGGAGGACATCCCCCTGCACTTCCTCTTCCGCCTCAACGGTTACATCATCCAG GTGGTTTTCCTGTACGAGCGAAGCGGGAACTATCTGTGGCACGGAGCGCTACGTCTCAAAGCTAACAGGGACCGCAGCTTCGCACCGTTCAAACAGCTGGACTACGGACGTCATGCCGGAGCCTATGACAG GCCAGAGCTGGTCCTGACTGTCCTGGATGGCCTCGACATTCAAGTCCCGCGCAACGTTTCCCACTTCCTGTCCGAACAGCAACACGCCCACTTCCTGGAGTGTCGTTACCGTGACGCCCGTAACTTCTTGCAG CTCTATCCTGATGACACATCTCCCACGGCGATGGATTTTCACAGAAAAGCAAAGTCGTTGCTTCATTTAGCCGCTCGAACGCTCAAACAACTCAACATCCCTTTCTGGCTCAGCAGCGGCACCTGTTTGG GCTGGTTCAGGCAATGCAGTATTATTTCCTACAGTCGTGATGTCGATATAGGGATTTTTATCGCAGACTTCCGGTGGGACATCATTGCTGCATTCAGAAACGCCGGACTGTCACTCAAACACAAGTTTGGAAAG GTGGAGGACAGTCTGGAGCTGTCATTTGTAAGTGAGGATGTCAAACtggacattttcttcttctatgaAGACGGAGACATCGTCTGGAACGGAGGAACACAGGCGAAGAGCGGCAGGAAGTTCAA GTACATCTTCCCTCGTTTCTCTCTTTGCTGGACGGAGCTTCTCGAGCTCAAAGTTCGTGTTCCGTGTGAAACCCTCGACTATGTGACGGCCAATTACGGTTCCTCCTGGAGCATCCCGGTGAGGAGCTGGGACTGGAAGTCATCGCCTAGCAACGTGCAAGAGAATGGGGTGTGGCCTCGTAAGGACTGGGTGGAGCTTACTGAGGAAACTACAAAAAGGTGGAAAATAAGATTAACACTGAAACTACGAATGTTGTggggggaaacaggaagttga
- the ufc1 gene encoding ubiquitin-fold modifier-conjugating enzyme 1, protein MSDEATRRAVSQIPLLRSPAGPRDRVLWPQRLKEEYQALIRFVEQNKAADNDWFRLESNADGTRWTGTCWFIHELMRYEFRLEFDIPVTYPDTAPEVAIPELDGKTAKMYRGGRICLTDHFAPLWARNAPRFGLAHLMALGLGPWLAVEVPDLIGRGLVLHKEMQRDEAAE, encoded by the coding sequence ATGTCGGACGAAGCGACGCGCAGGGCCGTGTCTCAGATCCCGCTGCTGCGGAGCCCGGCGGGCCCCCGGGACCGGGTCCTGTGGCCCCAGCGCCTGAAGGAGGAGTACCAGGCCCTGATCCGCTTCGTGGAGCAGAACAAGGCCGCGGACAACGACTGGTTCCGACTCGAGTCCAACGCGGACGGGACGCGCTGGACCGGCACCTGCTGGTTCATCCACGAGCTGATGCGCTACGAGTTCCGGTTGGAGTTCGACATCCCGGTGACGTATCCGGACACCGCGCCCGAGGTGGCGATCCCGGAGCTGGACGGGAAGACGGCCAAGATGTACCGGGGCGGCCGGATCTGCCTCACGGACCACTTCGCCCCCTTGTGGGCCCGCAACGCGCCGCGCTTCGGGCTGGCGCACCTCATGGCGCTGGGGCTCGGACCCTGGCTCGCGGTGGAAGTTCCGGATCTGATCGGTAGGGGGCTCGTGCTCCACAAGGAGATGCAGCGCGACGAGGCGGCGGAGTGA